The stretch of DNA AAGTATTTTCAAAATCTGCTTCTCCATTAAACTCGGAGCTCCTAAAATCAACACTTCCATCAAATATTGCATCTTTAAAGTTGGCTTCTTTTTTAAATAAAACATTATAAAATTCAACATTCCCATTAAACACTATTCTAATGTATTTAAATAATGCAACGTAATTTTTATAAATATAATTGGTTAAAAAAGCCCCTTTCATTATAAATTTATCATTAAATTCAATATTTTTAATAGTTATGATAAAATTAATTTTAACATAAATACCATCTTCTTTTTCCTCAATTAAATCTTTTAATTTCTCATCATCTTTTATTTTATCATAAATATCAGCAATAGAAACTACTCCTTCAACTGTGGCATTTTCTAATTTAAATTCTTTATTTTCTTTTAAGCATTCTATAAATTTATCATAAAAATCTTCCGTAGTTCCATCTTTATAATGTATCGTAGGAGCTCCCATAATTACCCCCTAAAAATAAAAAATTATTCTAAATATTTTAAACAATCTGGAAAATACTTTTTAATATAATCTTTATCCCTATCTATGTAAATATGCATTGAAACGCTGTGGTGTGTATATGTCCCATAATCAACTCCAACTTCTTCTGCTACTTTTTCGCCCAATGCAATTAATCCTAATGCGTTACTTACAAAAGCCACCATTAAATCGTTGCTTCTGAATAATACCGTTTGATGCAATTTGTTATCTCTAATAAGAAACTGGACAAACTGCAAGCAGGGAACAGAACCATAATCTTTTTTACTAACTTCGATATCTATATCGGGTTGCCAAGTAATTGCCACACAACGCCTTGAATTTGGTTGTTCCTTTAATTTATCAATAATATATTCTATTTGATTTATTTCATTATTATTTACAGGATATTTGAATAAACGCTCATGATAATCGTAAGAAAATATATTTTTACTACCATATAATAAATTATTTGTATATTGTTCTACTGCTTTTTTTCCAAGCGGATATTTGGGGCTTATACTTTTTAATTTTGGATTTGTAATTTCTATTACTGTATTTCTAAGTTCTCTACATCGTTGCCCGTCCTCTGTTATCATGTCCTCTCCATCTTTTAATATCTTCTCAACTAAATATTCATAAGCTACTCTCACTGATGGTTTTTTAATATAAATTGCCATTGTATCACTTTAAATTTTTTAATAAATTTATTATAATTTTTAATAATTTTAATTTTTAATTTAATTTTTTAACTTATCTCAATTTACGTTTTATTTTTATATCTTTTTTATTATCTATTATATATCAACATAAAAAAATTATTATCATATATTTTTAGCTTTATCTTCTAATTCTATTATTTATCATCTTATTTTTTATTTTATTATTTTATTTATTATATTATATTTTGAGGTGAACTCATGGACAAACCAAATATATATTTAAAATCACATTTTCTATATGGTAGTGAATTTGAATATAAAAAAGGTATTTTAGTAATTGAAGATGGTATAATAAAAGGATTTACAAACGAAGACATTAAAAATTATATAAAATATGATGGAGTAATAATGCCCCCCTTAATAAATGCTCACACCCATATTGGCGATAATATCATAAAAGACATCGGTATAAACAAAACCCTTGATGAGCTTGTGAAACCACCAAATGGATTGAAGCATAAATTTTTAAATACCTGTGATGATAAACATTTAATACATGGGATGTTGGATGGATTGCATGAACTCCGTAACAATGGAATAAAATATTTCTGTGATTTTAGGGAGAATGGATTAAGAGGCATAAATATTTTTAAAGAATCTTATGAATTATTTAAAAAATCAATTGCCCAAGATATTGGAAATACTGAACATATTGGAGATACTAAGAATATTAAAAAAAATATTAAAAATATTAAAAATAGCGATATTACCCCAAAACCTATAATCTTGGGAAGACCTAAATCCAACGATAAGGAATTAAAAAAAGAGATAAGGGATATTTTAAAAAATTCTGATGGGATAGGATTAAGTGGATGTAATGAATACAGCGACAAAGACTTAAAATTTATTAGAAATAATGATTATAAGATTTTTTCAATACATGCAAATGAGCATAAAGGTTCTGTTGAGTATTCAAAGGAAACCTACGGAAAAACCGAAATAGAAAGAATAATTGACTTAAAGCTTAATCCAAATTTTATAATACATGCAACCCATGCAACATCCCATGAGGCAGAGCTCCTATATGAATATAACATACCTGTTGTAGTCTGTCCAAGGGCAAATGCATCATTTAATGTGGGATTGCCTAATATACCCATGCTTTTAAAAAATAAAGTGCTTGCTGGTCTTGGAACAGATAATTTTATGGCTAACTCCCCATCTTTATTTAAGGAAATGGATTTTATCTATAAATTATATCACATAGACCCAAAAGAGATATTAAAATTTGCTACAATAAACAATGCTAAGATTTTAGGACTTAAAGATATTGGATTGATTGATGAGGGCTATAAAGCCACATTTACATTTATTAAAAAATCACATTCAATAAAATACTCTAAAAATATCGTAGCATCAATTATAACTCGATGTGAAAATGGAGATATTAAAATCATAAAAATGACATAATATAGCATAATAAATAGCCGTAATAGTTAAAAAATTAAAATAAAATAAAAACATAAACAAAAACATTAAAAAATTAAAATATTTAAGATGATAATATGACAATAATTAGATTTCACGGAGGATGTCATCAAATAGGAATGTCCTGTGTAGAGATAGATACAAAAAAATCAAAAATATTGCTTGATTGTGGAATGAATCCATCGGATAACAGATTGCCAAGTATAAATCCGTCTGACATGGATGCAGTGGTGGTGTCGCATGCCCATTTAGACCATTGTGGAGCAGTTCCCTATTTTAATTTTAAAAAGATATACTGCACAGTGCCTACTGTTGATTTGATGTATATCGTTTGGAAGGATATATCAAAACTTTCAAAAACCTATGGTGAAAAAGATATAAAACAAGCTATGGAATCTATCGAGACATTAAATTATCGAGAAGAGAAAAAAATAACAAAGGATATATCTATGAAGTTATATGATGCAGGTCATATTCTTGGGAGCTCCTCCATATATTTGGATGTGGATGGAAAAAAAGTGTTATACACAGGAGATATTAATGAGATAGAAACTAAAACACTTCGTCCTGCTGATACTGACATTGATGAAATAGATACATTAATTATAGAATCGACTTATGGTTCTCCAATGGATATAAAGCCTGCAAGGAAGGTTTTAGAAAAACAGCTTGTAGATGAGATTTCAAAAACTATCGAGAAAGGGGGGAAGGTAATTATTCCCGTATTTGCAGTTGGAAGAGCTCAGGAGATTATGGCTATAATAAGCAATTACATGAGAAGTGGGCTATTAAAAAATGTGCCTGTTTATGTGGATGGTTCATTGATTCACGCCACAGGAGTATATCTAAGTTATTCAGAGTGGTTAAATCCAAAGATAAGGAATGGACTTGAAAATAGAATAAACCCTTTTGGTGATGTAAAAAAGGCAAATAGACAGATAATTGATAAAGAAGATTCCTGTATAGTCATATCTACATCAGGAATGGTTCAGGGAGGTCCTGTTCTTCAATATTTAAAACTTTTAAAAGACCCAAAAAATAAAATTATATTAACGGGATATCAAGCAGAGGACACATTGGGACGGCAACTTGAAGAGGGAGCGAAGGAAATAACCCCATTTAAAAATAAATTGCCTATAAATGGAGAAGTAGTTAAAATAGAGTTTTCTGCTCATGGAGATTACAATTCATTGATAAGATATTTAAAAAAGATACCAAAACCAAAAAAAGTCTTTGTAATGCACGGTGAAAGATATCAAGCATTATCCCTTGCTATGACTATATGGAAGAACTTTAAAATTCCTTCAACAGCCCCAACAGTGGGTAGTGTATTGCCGTTGTTTTAATATATTATATATCTCCAACTTTAAATATGTCTTTTATATTTTTTTTAAATCATATTTTATTTTTAAATTATATTTTAATTATTCAAATTTTAAAGTTATTTTTTTATATATTATTTTAACATGTTATCACTATTTTTCTTATTGTTATTAATTAAATAATACTTAACCAATTTTTTTTAGGATTTAAAAATCTAAAACCCCTTATTTGGATATTTAAAAAGATATTTCTTTATATAATGCCATTAAAAGAATATATTATAACTATTTTATTTTTGGAGGTGACTCATGTGGCAGAAACAGTAAGAATTACCCCGACCACAAGACATGAAGGACATGCTAAATTGATATTGGAAGTAAATGATGAAGGAATTGTAAGTAAAGCATATTATCCAAATACAACCCCAGTAAGGGGATTTGAAACAATGTTGAAAGGAAGACCTGCAAGTTTTGCACCTATTGCAGTTATGAGGATTTGCGGTATTTGTCAGGCAACACATGGTATAGCATCATGTGAGGCAATTGAAAATGCCATTGACTGTGAAATACCTGATGATGGTAAGTTATTAAGGGAGCTCGTAGGTTTAGGAAATAGAATGCATTCTCATGTATTACATCACCTATTAACCGTAGATGATTTTTTAAAACCTGATGAGTCAGATTTAAGAGTTGAATTTATTAAGTTAGTTCAAAGAATGAGAAAGGCAGGCCAGCTAATAGTAGATGTTGTTGGAGGGGAAGGGATACACCCACCAAATATCGTAATAGGTGGTATGAAAACGAATATTACCGAAAGGGCTAAATCAAAATTATACTATGCATGCAGGCAATTTGAGAAGGATGCCCACACAATGTATGAAACCTACACAGGATTAATCGAAAGATATCTTGAAGAAATAGGAATACCTGATTTAGGAGCTCACGAGTATCCATACATAGCATCCCATACAACATTTGGAAATAGGGATGCCATAAATTGGAATGATGTTACAGAGATACCTGCTCAAAGATACTATGAAAATTCAGAAATAGCTCAAACTGCTACAAACCAGATACCATTTTATGCAGGCGTTCCAACCGAGGGGGGTCCAAGAGCTAGAATGGTTAGATTTGGAGATTTTAGAGAAGGCGGAAGTGCCATGGATATAAATATTGCAAGGGCTCAGGAAAACTTTGGAGCAGTATACAGGGCATTGGAAATACTTGATGAATTAAATATCAACGGAAAATCAAGAGTAATTCCTGAATATAAAGATGGATATGGAATTGGAGTTCATGAAGCACCAAGGGCAATGAATACTCATATGGCAGAAGTTGGAAAAGACGGAAAAATTAAATCTTATAATATCATAGCGGCATCAACATGGAACTTCCCAATAGTTGAAAAGGCGATTGAAAAATACCCTCATCAATATGCGGAAGTTATAATGCGTGCCTATGATATATGAGCTTCATGTGCAACACATGTCATCGTAAAAGATGACGAAACAAAAGAATTAATCGAAGTAAGAAGAATTTAAATAAATAAAAAAGAAAAGCTCAAAGGGAACCCATAGGGACCTGAGAGCAAATTACAATATTAAAATAAAAGTGAAATAATAAATAAAGCATAATAAACGAAATATATAATAAAATATATTATATCGAAGTTATCTTTATGGTTGGTTATATGGAGGATTTAGATATTAAAAACATGGAAAATAATAGTATTGATAATAATAAGGACATACCAGAATGTGATTTAACCCTTTCCTACTTTAAGGAGATAATGGTTTTGGCATGCGGAAATATCCTATTTGCAGACGATGGATTTAGTGTTCATGTTATTGAAAGACTTAATGAACTATTAACTGATGAGGAAAAGGAAAAAGTATCTCTTGTAGATGCTGGTGCAGGAGCTCCCCAACAAGTTCTGTCATTAATGGATGAAAATTCAAAAACAAGAAAAATTATCGTTGTAGATATAATTGATTACGGTTTAAAACCCGGAGAAATAAAGATACTTGAAAAGGATTACTTACCAGACCCTGACCATAGTAGATTGGATATTCATGACTGGCCATTATCCAGAGCTCTGAGGGAGGTATGCGATAATTACGATATTGAATTAAAAGTCGTAGGATGTCAGGCAAAGTATGTTTCTGAACCTGATGTAGTGCTTGAATTAAGTAAAGAAGTTGAGGAAGCGGTGGATAAGGCAGTAAATATCATATTGGATGAAATAAGAGGAGATATTGAAAAGAAATAAAATATGTACAACAATAAAAAATAATAAAAATAAATGTCTTAAAAAATAGAGGAGGAGAAATCATGGTAACTGTGGCACATGTGCAGTTAAGTAGTTGCTGTGGGTGTTTAATTTCATTATCCGACACCTACGAAAAGCTTTTGGATGTTTTAGGAGCTATTGATTTAGTATATTGTCAAACATTGGCTGATGTAAGGGAAATCCCTGAGGCAGATATTGTTTTATTGGAAGGTTCTGTATGTTTAGATGACCACCATGCTATGGAGGTAGCTCAGGAGGCTAGAAAAAAAGGGAAAATTTTGGTAGCATTGGGAGCATGTGCAGCAACTGGTGGAGTTACAAGGTTTTCCAGAGGAGGACAGATGTCAAAACCTGTTCATGGTTCATTCTCTCCGCTGACCGAAGTAGTAAAATGTGATTTGGCAATTCCTGGATGCCCACCATCACCAGAAATAATAGTTAATGTAGTTTTAGCTGCATTAAATGGGGATATGGAGTATTTACAACCATTTGCAGAGTTTGCTCAGAATAGCACAGAAGCCTGTGGATGTGATTTAATTACAAATGTAGTAAATAAATCCCTCTGCATGGGATGTGGTTCCTGTGCCTCTGCATGTCCAACAAGAGCTATTGAAATGGTTGAAGGAAGACCTAATATTTTAAATGAAGTATGTATAAAATGTGGAGCATGTTCATTCCAATGCCCAAGAATAAGAATTCCAGAACAGGTTAAAGAGATAGAACAATAAAAATCCTTAGGGGTGATTAAATGGATGCTTTTGGAAATTATAAGACAATAATATCCGCAAGAGCTACGGATAAAAAGATATTAAAAAAATCCCAAGATGGTGGGATAGTATCTAGCGCATTTATATATGGGTTGGAAAATAACCTTTTAGATGGTGTAATAGTAGCAGATAAAGGTGAAGGTTGTAAGCCAGTTCCCAAGGTTGCCACAACACCAGAAGAGGTTTTAAAAGCAGGAGGAACAAAATATACAGTATGTCCAAATATAAGCGTTTTAAAAAGTGCTATTAGAGAATACGGCTGTGAAAAACTTGGAGTTGTAGGAACTCCATGTCAGGTAATAGCTACAAGAAAAGCCATGAAATATCCAGTAGGATTCAGACACATGCCAGATAAAATTGCATTGATTATGGGTATATTCTGTATGGAAAACTTCCCATATAATGGTATGAAAACCATAATTGAAGAACACTGCGGTGTAAAAATAGACGATGTTGCTAAATTGGATATAGGAAAAGGTAAATTCTGGGTATATACAAAATGGGGAGAGGCAAAATCTATAAAGTTAAAAGAAACCCATCCCTACGAACAAAAAGCATGCCATGTATGCACAGACTATACAGCAGAATTGGCAGATATCTCAACAGGTTCAGTAGGCAGTCCTGATGGTTGGAGCTCGGTAT from Methanothermococcus okinawensis IH1 encodes:
- a CDS encoding thymidylate synthase; translated protein: MAIYIKKPSVRVAYEYLVEKILKDGEDMITEDGQRCRELRNTVIEITNPKLKSISPKYPLGKKAVEQYTNNLLYGSKNIFSYDYHERLFKYPVNNNEINQIEYIIDKLKEQPNSRRCVAITWQPDIDIEVSKKDYGSVPCLQFVQFLIRDNKLHQTVLFRSNDLMVAFVSNALGLIALGEKVAEEVGVDYGTYTHHSVSMHIYIDRDKDYIKKYFPDCLKYLE
- a CDS encoding amidohydrolase family protein; the encoded protein is MDKPNIYLKSHFLYGSEFEYKKGILVIEDGIIKGFTNEDIKNYIKYDGVIMPPLINAHTHIGDNIIKDIGINKTLDELVKPPNGLKHKFLNTCDDKHLIHGMLDGLHELRNNGIKYFCDFRENGLRGINIFKESYELFKKSIAQDIGNTEHIGDTKNIKKNIKNIKNSDITPKPIILGRPKSNDKELKKEIRDILKNSDGIGLSGCNEYSDKDLKFIRNNDYKIFSIHANEHKGSVEYSKETYGKTEIERIIDLKLNPNFIIHATHATSHEAELLYEYNIPVVVCPRANASFNVGLPNIPMLLKNKVLAGLGTDNFMANSPSLFKEMDFIYKLYHIDPKEILKFATINNAKILGLKDIGLIDEGYKATFTFIKKSHSIKYSKNIVASIITRCENGDIKIIKMT
- a CDS encoding MBL fold metallo-hydrolase, with amino-acid sequence MTIIRFHGGCHQIGMSCVEIDTKKSKILLDCGMNPSDNRLPSINPSDMDAVVVSHAHLDHCGAVPYFNFKKIYCTVPTVDLMYIVWKDISKLSKTYGEKDIKQAMESIETLNYREEKKITKDISMKLYDAGHILGSSSIYLDVDGKKVLYTGDINEIETKTLRPADTDIDEIDTLIIESTYGSPMDIKPARKVLEKQLVDEISKTIEKGGKVIIPVFAVGRAQEIMAIISNYMRSGLLKNVPVYVDGSLIHATGVYLSYSEWLNPKIRNGLENRINPFGDVKKANRQIIDKEDSCIVISTSGMVQGGPVLQYLKLLKDPKNKIILTGYQAEDTLGRQLEEGAKEITPFKNKLPINGEVVKIEFSAHGDYNSLIRYLKKIPKPKKVFVMHGERYQALSLAMTIWKNFKIPSTAPTVGSVLPLF
- the frhA gene encoding coenzyme F420 hydrogenase subunit alpha, giving the protein MAETVRITPTTRHEGHAKLILEVNDEGIVSKAYYPNTTPVRGFETMLKGRPASFAPIAVMRICGICQATHGIASCEAIENAIDCEIPDDGKLLRELVGLGNRMHSHVLHHLLTVDDFLKPDESDLRVEFIKLVQRMRKAGQLIVDVVGGEGIHPPNIVIGGMKTNITERAKSKLYYACRQFEKDAHTMYETYTGLIERYLEEIGIPDLGAHEYPYIASHTTFGNRDAINWNDVTEIPAQRYYENSEIAQTATNQIPFYAGVPTEGGPRARMVRFGDFREGGSAMDINIARAQENFGAVYRALEILDELNINGKSRVIPEYKDGYGIGVHEAPRAMNTHMAEVGKDGKIKSYNIIAASTWNFPIVEKAIEKYPHQYAEVIMRAYDIUASCATHVIVKDDETKELIEVRRI
- the frhD gene encoding coenzyme F420-reducing hydrogenase, FrhD protein, producing MENNSIDNNKDIPECDLTLSYFKEIMVLACGNILFADDGFSVHVIERLNELLTDEEKEKVSLVDAGAGAPQQVLSLMDENSKTRKIIVVDIIDYGLKPGEIKILEKDYLPDPDHSRLDIHDWPLSRALREVCDNYDIELKVVGCQAKYVSEPDVVLELSKEVEEAVDKAVNIILDEIRGDIEKK
- the frhG gene encoding coenzyme F420 hydrogenase subunit gamma → MVTVAHVQLSSCCGCLISLSDTYEKLLDVLGAIDLVYCQTLADVREIPEADIVLLEGSVCLDDHHAMEVAQEARKKGKILVALGACAATGGVTRFSRGGQMSKPVHGSFSPLTEVVKCDLAIPGCPPSPEIIVNVVLAALNGDMEYLQPFAEFAQNSTEACGCDLITNVVNKSLCMGCGSCASACPTRAIEMVEGRPNILNEVCIKCGACSFQCPRIRIPEQVKEIEQ
- the frhB gene encoding coenzyme F420 hydrogenase subunit beta, encoding MDAFGNYKTIISARATDKKILKKSQDGGIVSSAFIYGLENNLLDGVIVADKGEGCKPVPKVATTPEEVLKAGGTKYTVCPNISVLKSAIREYGCEKLGVVGTPCQVIATRKAMKYPVGFRHMPDKIALIMGIFCMENFPYNGMKTIIEEHCGVKIDDVAKLDIGKGKFWVYTKWGEAKSIKLKETHPYEQKACHVCTDYTAELADISTGSVGSPDGWSSVFIRTSKGEEFFNKMVDEGYLETKPIDEGKFGLGILEKLALTKKTNNSKEIEHRKEIGLPVPY